In Anaerolineales bacterium, one DNA window encodes the following:
- a CDS encoding carbon monoxide dehydrogenase — protein MTITIALAGKGGVGKTTIAGMVIKYLVQNKPGPVLAIDADPSSNLNMVLGLELDWTVGDIREDMLAQVKNSLVAGGAAMGALPGGISKHDYLDHKIRASLAEGEAFDLIAMGRSEGTGCYCAVNHNLREVIDSISKNYRFIVIDNEAGMEHLSRRTTRDVQHLLVVSDPTQRGIVAAERIASFRNELDIRIEHAYLIINRLPGELPASLKTEINKLDLPLLGTVPADNDLINFEFSGKPLVELGNESQVYQAVAGIMEKIL, from the coding sequence ATGACGATCACAATCGCACTGGCTGGAAAAGGTGGGGTGGGTAAGACCACCATCGCAGGGATGGTGATCAAGTACCTGGTTCAAAACAAGCCCGGCCCGGTACTGGCGATCGATGCCGACCCGAGCAGCAACCTGAATATGGTGCTAGGCCTGGAGCTGGATTGGACTGTCGGGGATATCCGTGAAGACATGTTGGCCCAGGTTAAAAACTCTCTGGTAGCTGGCGGGGCAGCCATGGGTGCCTTGCCGGGGGGTATCTCCAAGCATGATTATCTCGACCACAAGATCAGGGCATCGCTTGCCGAAGGGGAAGCATTCGACCTGATCGCTATGGGTCGCTCGGAAGGCACGGGCTGCTATTGCGCAGTCAACCACAACCTGCGCGAGGTGATCGATTCGATCAGTAAGAATTACCGCTTCATCGTCATTGATAATGAAGCCGGCATGGAGCACTTGAGCCGCAGGACCACCCGCGACGTCCAACACCTGCTGGTGGTCAGCGACCCTACCCAACGCGGCATCGTGGCTGCCGAGCGGATTGCCTCCTTCCGCAATGAGCTGGACATCCGCATCGAGCACGCCTACCTGATTATCAACCGCCTCCCGGGCGAGCTCCCTGCCAGCCTGAAAACGGAGATCAACAAGCTGGATCTCCCCCTCCTGGGTACGGTACCCGCGGATAACGACCTGATCAACTTCGAATTCAGTGGGAAACCCCTGGTAGAGCTGGGAAATGAATCGCAGGTATACCAGGCGGTGGCTGGAATCATGGAAAAAATCCTGTAA
- a CDS encoding malate dehydrogenase, with the protein MTNQDQVTIEQLLAKAKKPAADAMVLHPFYRGKVETALKCCVRDFNDFAIWYTPGVAAPCRAIEADPEKVYEYTNKWNTVIVVSDGTRVLGLGDIGPKAGLPVMEGKALLYKYLGGVDGVAIMLDTKDPDAIINTTLMLQPGFGGVNLEDISNPKCFYILDTLREKAEIPIWHDDQQGTATVTLAGLINALKVVGKDKEKVKIAFIGCGASNVAISRLIFSWGVRPENCLIVDSKGILGMHRKDLEMRKAEYVDKWKLCQTTNKEKLEGNIPDAIKGADVVIALSRSGPGVIQPEWIETMAKDAVLFACANPVPEIWPWEAKAAGAAVVATGRSDFDNQVNNSLGFPGIFRGTLDVRGRTITDEMCYAAANALADHVGSALTNEHILPTMDDWEVFPREAAAVAVKCQEQGLARKQMTYEEEFKNATEIIGRSRNLTQMMMKDGFIGQAPV; encoded by the coding sequence ATGACCAATCAAGACCAAGTGACAATCGAACAATTATTAGCAAAGGCAAAAAAGCCCGCAGCAGATGCGATGGTCCTGCATCCATTTTACAGGGGGAAAGTCGAAACGGCTTTGAAATGCTGCGTGCGAGATTTTAACGATTTTGCCATCTGGTATACGCCAGGTGTGGCTGCCCCATGCCGCGCCATCGAGGCGGACCCGGAGAAAGTTTATGAATATACCAATAAATGGAATACGGTCATCGTAGTCAGTGATGGCACGCGCGTGCTTGGATTGGGTGATATCGGACCAAAAGCCGGCCTGCCGGTGATGGAAGGTAAAGCCTTGCTGTATAAGTACCTGGGTGGGGTGGATGGGGTTGCCATCATGCTTGACACGAAAGACCCGGATGCCATCATTAACACAACTTTGATGCTTCAACCAGGTTTTGGCGGTGTGAACCTGGAAGACATCTCCAATCCAAAATGCTTTTATATTCTTGACACCCTGCGGGAAAAAGCAGAAATCCCCATCTGGCATGACGACCAGCAGGGAACTGCTACGGTCACCCTGGCTGGCTTGATCAATGCACTCAAGGTGGTCGGAAAAGACAAGGAGAAAGTCAAGATCGCCTTCATTGGCTGTGGAGCTTCCAATGTAGCTATCTCGCGCCTGATCTTTAGCTGGGGGGTGAGGCCAGAAAATTGCCTCATTGTTGATAGCAAAGGTATCCTCGGCATGCACCGCAAGGACCTTGAGATGCGTAAGGCTGAGTATGTCGATAAATGGAAATTATGCCAGACCACCAACAAAGAAAAGCTGGAAGGTAATATCCCCGATGCGATTAAGGGAGCTGATGTGGTAATTGCCCTCTCACGCTCTGGTCCAGGAGTGATCCAGCCAGAATGGATCGAGACCATGGCCAAGGACGCGGTATTATTTGCCTGCGCCAATCCAGTGCCAGAGATCTGGCCTTGGGAAGCAAAGGCTGCTGGCGCAGCGGTCGTTGCCACCGGCCGCTCCGATTTTGACAACCAGGTCAATAACTCACTCGGCTTCCCGGGTATCTTCCGTGGTACCCTGGATGTGCGTGGCCGGACGATCACCGACGAGATGTGCTATGCAGCGGCCAATGCCCTTGCAGACCATGTTGGTAGTGCACTCACCAACGAGCACATTTTGCCCACCATGGATGACTGGGAAGTATTCCCACGCGAAGCTGCCGCGGTGGCGGTGAAATGTCAGGAACAAGGTCTGGCTCGCAAGCAGATGACCTATGAGGAGGAATTCAAGAACGCAACCGAGATCATCGGACGATCGCGCAACCTGACTCAGATGATGATGAAAGACGGTTTCATTGGCCAAGCACCTGTATAA
- a CDS encoding ferredoxin, with protein MTEHSVTFDIAAQPVRVPTGTLLSEAARLAGVDIGQPCGGQGRCGRCAVQVTSGDVRRRSSLRLSAEDIAQGYALACQSVIEGDLSITVPPQEKIERRLTTDRTAIEVSIPIDYDPIYVQTIRRINLRLAPPRMDDQTDDWSRLKTALRQKTGIEDIGISLNLLQKLGNILRENDWQVTVITDAHVELDGQRTDERLVALIPDQVPIDDPLYGIAVDIGTTTVTVWLVDLISGKVEAQASEYNGQISRGEDVISRIIYSGKNGGREELQNRVLETINKLVNQTCKHAKARPQDIVKATVAGNSTMTHLFLGIPAASIRLSPFITAVNQPPIVTAGSIGLAINSEATVDCLPGVASYVGADISSGVLASRMDETEKLTLFLDVGTNGETVLGSREWLVTCACSAGPAFEGAGVLFGMRATRGAIEECWISGENSPHPYEPTYRVIGNGKPRGICGSGLISLLAEMFLTGVVDKGGMINLSLVGTNPRIREGEHGPEYVIAWGNQVENGKDISINNVDIDNLKRAKAAIYAGFTVLAQSVGVPLDMVEQILIGGSFGKYINVEKAVQIGLLPDMPWDRFKFLGNTSVQGAYLALLDWRNRDRIRDIASQMTYIELSADNTFYDAFMSAMFLPHTDLASFPSVAAAIEKKTITQTSET; from the coding sequence ATGACTGAACATTCGGTAACCTTTGATATCGCAGCACAGCCAGTGCGCGTCCCCACGGGCACACTGCTGAGTGAGGCAGCGCGCCTGGCTGGCGTCGATATCGGGCAGCCGTGCGGTGGGCAGGGCCGCTGTGGCCGTTGTGCGGTGCAAGTCACCTCAGGTGATGTCCGCCGGCGCAGCTCTCTCCGCCTTAGTGCGGAAGATATTGCTCAGGGATATGCCCTAGCCTGCCAGTCGGTTATTGAAGGCGACCTCTCAATTACCGTCCCGCCTCAAGAAAAGATTGAACGCCGCCTGACGACCGACAGGACAGCTATAGAAGTATCTATCCCCATCGATTACGATCCAATCTATGTCCAGACCATTCGGCGGATTAACCTCAGGCTGGCGCCTCCACGCATGGACGACCAGACTGACGACTGGAGCCGGTTGAAAACCGCCCTGCGCCAAAAAACTGGGATCGAAGATATCGGTATCTCGTTAAACCTCCTGCAAAAACTTGGCAATATCTTGCGCGAGAATGATTGGCAAGTCACAGTAATCACCGATGCACACGTGGAGCTGGATGGCCAGCGCACGGATGAACGCCTGGTAGCCCTGATCCCCGATCAGGTGCCCATCGACGACCCGCTCTACGGCATCGCCGTGGATATCGGCACCACCACTGTCACCGTGTGGCTGGTTGACTTGATCTCGGGTAAGGTGGAAGCACAGGCATCGGAATATAACGGCCAGATTAGCCGGGGTGAGGATGTGATCTCACGCATTATCTACTCCGGTAAGAACGGGGGTCGTGAAGAGTTACAAAACCGCGTATTAGAAACGATCAACAAACTAGTCAACCAGACCTGCAAGCACGCAAAGGCCAGGCCCCAGGATATTGTCAAAGCCACAGTGGCTGGTAACAGCACAATGACACACCTGTTCCTGGGCATCCCAGCCGCCAGCATCCGGCTTTCCCCGTTCATCACAGCCGTTAACCAGCCCCCGATTGTCACAGCTGGCTCGATCGGCTTGGCGATAAATTCGGAAGCTACAGTGGATTGCTTGCCAGGTGTGGCCAGCTACGTGGGTGCCGATATCAGCTCGGGTGTGTTGGCTAGCCGCATGGATGAGACAGAAAAACTGACCCTCTTCCTGGATGTGGGTACCAATGGCGAGACTGTGCTGGGTAGCCGTGAATGGCTGGTGACATGTGCTTGCTCCGCAGGGCCAGCCTTCGAAGGTGCCGGGGTATTATTCGGTATGCGGGCTACCCGGGGTGCTATCGAAGAATGCTGGATATCAGGAGAAAATTCTCCTCATCCGTATGAGCCGACTTATCGAGTGATCGGCAATGGGAAACCGCGCGGCATCTGCGGCAGTGGTCTGATCTCATTGCTGGCCGAAATGTTCTTAACCGGGGTAGTCGATAAGGGAGGGATGATCAATTTATCACTTGTCGGTACTAACCCGCGCATCCGCGAAGGGGAGCACGGTCCTGAGTATGTAATTGCCTGGGGCAACCAGGTTGAAAACGGGAAAGATATTTCAATCAATAATGTCGATATTGATAACCTGAAGCGTGCCAAAGCTGCCATCTATGCCGGCTTCACCGTGCTGGCACAAAGCGTGGGTGTTCCGCTGGACATGGTCGAGCAAATCTTGATCGGTGGTTCCTTTGGCAAATACATCAACGTTGAAAAAGCCGTTCAAATTGGCTTGTTACCCGATATGCCCTGGGACCGCTTCAAATTCCTGGGCAATACCTCCGTGCAAGGCGCTTACCTGGCTCTACTGGATTGGCGTAATCGCGATCGCATTCGGGATATTGCCTCACAGATGACTTATATTGAGCTCTCAGCAGACAATACATTTTATGATGCCTTCATGTCAGCCATGTTTCTGCCGCATACCGATTTGGCGAGTTTCCCAAGTGTGGCTGCGGCGATTGAGAAAAAAACCATAACCCAAACCAGCGAAACCTAA
- a CDS encoding acetyl-CoA decarbonylase/synthase complex subunit gamma (part of a complex that catalyzes the cleavage of acetyl-CoA), whose translation MALTGIQIYKLLPQTNCKECGFPTCLAFAMKLAAKQVELSACPYVTPEAKTQLAESAAPPIRLVTLKSDGYEVKAGNEVVLFRHDKTFYNKPGLFIRLFDNQPIDAIKEVVTEASTYAVNYVGMDLTVDGFVVASTAGDPNAFTTAVQAVRAASKRPVILMTRDANVARAGLKALQGETPLIYGADATNWEAFADLAKEAKTSLGVVAGSLAEMADLTEKIKTKGVEDLVIDPGGRDLGSGLALGTTIRRLAIKKNFRALGFPMITFPGDVGDPGLEALHAAQAITKYAGFIVMDHFSPASIYPLLVLRQNIYTDPQKPIQVQPGIYEINAPKPESPVLVTTNFSITYFSVANEVEGSGLPAWLLVTDAEGMSVLTAWAAGKFDAERIAKAVKGFNVADKVSRKRIVLPGHVAVLSGELEGELPDWEIRVGPREAVDLPAFMKQAL comes from the coding sequence ATGGCTCTGACTGGCATTCAAATCTATAAGTTACTACCCCAAACCAACTGTAAAGAGTGCGGCTTCCCTACCTGCCTGGCATTTGCCATGAAACTGGCTGCCAAGCAGGTGGAATTATCCGCCTGCCCGTACGTGACCCCTGAAGCCAAGACTCAACTTGCTGAATCTGCTGCACCACCTATCCGCCTGGTTACCTTGAAATCTGATGGCTATGAAGTGAAAGCAGGGAACGAGGTGGTTCTCTTCAGGCACGATAAAACCTTCTACAACAAGCCAGGGTTGTTCATCAGGCTGTTTGATAACCAACCTATTGACGCCATTAAGGAAGTGGTAACCGAAGCGAGTACGTATGCGGTCAACTATGTCGGTATGGACCTGACCGTGGACGGTTTTGTTGTAGCTTCCACCGCAGGTGACCCAAACGCATTCACAACGGCCGTCCAGGCAGTACGCGCGGCCAGTAAACGTCCTGTCATCCTGATGACCCGCGATGCAAATGTTGCCCGAGCAGGTCTTAAGGCACTACAGGGTGAGACCCCATTGATCTATGGGGCAGATGCCACAAATTGGGAAGCTTTCGCAGACCTGGCCAAGGAAGCCAAGACTTCCCTGGGTGTGGTCGCCGGTTCACTGGCTGAGATGGCCGATCTCACTGAAAAGATAAAAACCAAAGGTGTTGAAGATCTGGTGATCGACCCGGGTGGCCGTGATCTGGGTTCTGGCCTGGCATTGGGCACGACAATCCGGCGATTAGCCATCAAGAAGAATTTCCGCGCCCTTGGCTTCCCGATGATCACCTTCCCTGGTGATGTGGGTGACCCCGGTCTAGAAGCACTCCACGCTGCGCAGGCGATCACGAAATATGCCGGGTTTATTGTGATGGATCATTTCAGCCCGGCGAGCATCTATCCACTGCTTGTCCTGCGCCAGAATATCTACACCGACCCGCAAAAACCGATCCAGGTCCAGCCCGGTATCTATGAGATCAATGCACCCAAACCTGAATCGCCCGTACTGGTAACCACCAACTTCAGCATCACTTACTTCAGCGTGGCGAATGAAGTGGAAGGCTCAGGTCTGCCTGCCTGGCTACTGGTGACAGATGCGGAAGGAATGAGCGTGCTGACTGCCTGGGCGGCCGGCAAATTCGATGCCGAGAGGATCGCCAAAGCGGTGAAGGGCTTCAATGTTGCCGATAAGGTCTCGCGTAAGCGTATCGTCCTGCCGGGGCATGTTGCTGTCCTGTCAGGTGAGTTGGAAGGAGAATTACCCGATTGGGAGATCCGGGTGGGGCCGCGTGAAGCGGTTGACCTGCCCGCATTCATGAAACAGGCACTCTAA
- a CDS encoding acetyl-CoA decarbonylase/synthase complex subunit delta (part of a complex that catalyzes the cleavage of acetyl-CoA) has translation MPVDIPKDNWPGTVRTVTIGATAADGGTRTSTVTVGGEKNLPFLHFESKAPNRPVIAIEIKDHRPEDWSTLLLDAWGEAVNYPVQWAKAAEAAGADLIELSLSLNDLNGNPTSPEAAVKTVKDVLANTGLPLLVFGPGQAEADNNLLVAIAEATKGEKIVLGIAEDKNYRTIIATAMANGHLVNARSPMDVNLAKQLNILISDMGMPLDRVLMDPTTGALGYGIEYGFSAMERLRQAALQGDAMTQLPMLVTPGFEAWKTKEAKVNTGVPDGWGDWLERSINWETLTAMTLIEAGADIVVLRHAESVRRVKTAITDLMAAAYTLA, from the coding sequence ATGCCTGTAGATATACCTAAGGATAATTGGCCCGGCACCGTCCGTACGGTGACCATTGGAGCGACCGCTGCCGATGGTGGTACACGCACTTCCACAGTGACTGTGGGTGGTGAAAAGAATCTACCTTTCCTGCATTTTGAAAGTAAAGCTCCCAACCGTCCGGTGATCGCCATCGAGATCAAAGACCACCGACCGGAAGATTGGTCAACGTTGCTGCTCGACGCCTGGGGAGAGGCGGTGAATTACCCAGTTCAATGGGCTAAGGCCGCTGAAGCTGCAGGCGCAGACCTGATTGAGCTATCCCTCTCTTTAAATGATCTCAACGGCAATCCAACCAGCCCCGAAGCCGCCGTTAAAACCGTAAAGGATGTGCTGGCGAACACCGGTTTGCCGCTACTTGTATTCGGTCCGGGGCAAGCTGAAGCAGACAATAACCTGCTTGTGGCAATTGCTGAGGCAACCAAAGGTGAAAAAATCGTGCTAGGTATTGCCGAAGATAAGAATTACCGCACGATCATCGCCACTGCCATGGCCAATGGTCACTTGGTGAACGCGCGCAGCCCCATGGATGTCAACCTGGCCAAGCAGCTGAATATCCTAATCAGCGACATGGGCATGCCGCTTGACAGGGTCCTGATGGACCCAACCACCGGCGCCCTCGGTTATGGCATCGAATACGGCTTTTCAGCCATGGAAAGGCTACGCCAGGCTGCCTTGCAGGGTGATGCGATGACTCAGCTTCCCATGCTGGTAACCCCTGGATTCGAAGCCTGGAAAACCAAGGAAGCCAAGGTGAACACAGGTGTGCCCGATGGATGGGGTGACTGGTTGGAACGTTCCATCAACTGGGAAACCTTAACTGCCATGACATTGATCGAAGCAGGAGCAGATATTGTCGTCCTGCGTCATGCAGAGAGTGTCCGGCGGGTAAAGACTGCCATCACGGACCTGATGGCTGCCGCGTATACACTTGCCTGA
- the cdhC gene encoding CO dehydrogenase/CO-methylating acetyl-CoA synthase complex subunit beta — protein sequence MSRYIATRAIRGANALVTEAELMLDKALKEKGPDTPVSFPNTAYYIPVIGGMTGATVEKLGQLKGVIEHARGLLHPSPSVNKWTPYLGETLDSGMATLLAAEIIEVVRFIYGLQPEPMPGLSLAGATQYGDQNGSGHLNGPIDDIRLRSWGIQLVDGRMPGFAAIVGAAKNNEVAVKIVRELQRRNILCFLSGNVNGRSIIHQLMEEGVELGYDTYTVPFGTDTISAIYALGFATRSALTFGGLKMGQAREILLYNRARVFAFVLALGEVDDLKYAAAAGAINYGFPVIADTVIPEILPTGVTTYEHVVSMPFEEIDGKDDLEKAERLVQKCIEVRGVKLKLTEVPVPVPYGSAFEGEVVRRNDMRVEFGGKNARCFEYLEMADLDAVVDGKVEIVGPDFSNIPPQGYMDMGVVAQVAGRQMQKDFEPVLERQFHYFVNGASGIQHIGQRDITWIRISNAAADKGFNLEHFGKILHARFHADFGAIVDKVQVTVYTDPAKVEEWLGKARAAYDYRNKRLADLTDDKVEEFYSCTLCQSFAPNHVCVVSPERLGLCGAYNWLDCKASYSINPTGPNQPIKLGKLIDPQKGYWTGTNDYATVGSHGVVSEVTMYSIMENPMTACGCFECICMLIPEANGIMVVSREDPSMTPAGMTFSTLAGIAGGGLQTPGVMGVGKFYLTSPKFISADGGFKRIVWMSSCLKEMMADEFKVVAQREGDPDLLDKIADERLVSTVDELLNWMAEHEHPALSMEPMF from the coding sequence ATGTCACGTTATATAGCCACACGAGCAATCCGGGGTGCAAATGCCCTGGTAACCGAAGCAGAATTAATGTTAGACAAGGCCCTGAAGGAAAAAGGACCAGACACCCCTGTCTCCTTTCCTAACACAGCTTATTACATCCCAGTTATCGGTGGGATGACCGGTGCGACAGTTGAAAAATTAGGGCAGCTCAAAGGGGTGATCGAGCATGCCCGCGGCCTGCTGCACCCCTCCCCATCGGTAAATAAGTGGACGCCCTATCTGGGTGAGACCCTCGACAGTGGTATGGCCACATTGCTAGCCGCTGAAATCATAGAAGTGGTGCGGTTCATATACGGGCTGCAGCCCGAGCCGATGCCGGGGCTCTCCCTGGCTGGCGCCACCCAGTATGGGGATCAGAATGGGTCCGGTCATCTCAATGGACCCATCGATGATATCCGCCTGCGATCCTGGGGCATCCAGCTGGTGGATGGCCGTATGCCCGGCTTTGCTGCCATTGTTGGTGCAGCCAAAAACAATGAAGTCGCGGTCAAGATCGTGCGTGAGCTACAGCGCCGCAATATCCTGTGCTTCCTCTCTGGAAACGTCAACGGTCGGAGCATTATCCATCAATTAATGGAAGAGGGCGTTGAGCTGGGGTATGACACCTATACTGTGCCTTTTGGAACCGATACGATCAGCGCTATCTACGCCCTTGGTTTTGCCACCCGTTCCGCCCTCACTTTCGGCGGGTTGAAGATGGGGCAAGCGCGTGAGATCCTGCTCTACAACCGGGCACGCGTGTTCGCCTTCGTGCTGGCGCTGGGCGAGGTGGACGACCTGAAATACGCCGCCGCCGCCGGGGCCATCAACTACGGCTTCCCGGTGATCGCCGATACGGTCATCCCCGAGATCCTGCCCACCGGCGTTACCACTTACGAGCACGTGGTCAGCATGCCCTTTGAAGAAATTGACGGCAAGGATGACCTGGAGAAGGCTGAGCGGCTGGTCCAGAAATGCATTGAGGTGCGTGGGGTCAAGTTAAAATTGACCGAGGTACCCGTACCCGTGCCTTACGGCTCGGCTTTTGAAGGTGAAGTGGTGCGCCGCAATGACATGCGCGTCGAATTCGGCGGCAAGAATGCCCGCTGCTTTGAATACCTGGAGATGGCTGATCTGGATGCGGTGGTGGACGGTAAGGTGGAAATCGTTGGACCTGATTTTTCCAACATCCCACCCCAGGGTTATATGGATATGGGCGTGGTTGCCCAGGTTGCTGGGCGCCAGATGCAGAAAGACTTCGAACCGGTGCTCGAGCGCCAGTTCCACTATTTTGTCAATGGCGCTTCAGGCATCCAGCATATTGGCCAGCGCGACATCACCTGGATCCGCATCTCAAATGCGGCCGCCGACAAAGGCTTCAACCTGGAGCACTTTGGCAAGATCCTGCATGCGCGTTTCCACGCTGATTTTGGAGCGATCGTGGACAAGGTCCAGGTAACGGTTTACACCGACCCGGCGAAGGTTGAAGAATGGCTGGGTAAAGCTCGGGCGGCGTATGATTACCGGAATAAACGCCTGGCAGACCTGACGGATGACAAAGTGGAAGAGTTCTACTCATGCACCTTGTGCCAGTCATTTGCCCCCAACCACGTTTGCGTGGTCAGCCCCGAGCGCCTGGGGTTGTGCGGAGCGTATAACTGGTTGGACTGCAAGGCATCCTATAGCATCAACCCAACGGGCCCCAATCAGCCAATTAAGCTGGGTAAGCTGATCGACCCGCAGAAGGGGTATTGGACCGGGACCAACGATTACGCTACCGTCGGATCACATGGGGTGGTGAGCGAAGTAACCATGTATTCGATCATGGAAAACCCGATGACGGCTTGCGGGTGCTTCGAATGTATTTGTATGCTTATCCCAGAAGCAAATGGCATCATGGTGGTTAGCCGTGAAGATCCCAGTATGACCCCCGCGGGTATGACCTTCAGTACCCTGGCTGGGATTGCCGGAGGGGGTCTTCAGACCCCGGGCGTAATGGGTGTAGGCAAATTTTACCTGACCAGCCCGAAGTTTATCTCTGCTGATGGCGGTTTTAAGCGAATCGTTTGGATGAGCAGCTGCCTGAAGGAAATGATGGCAGATGAATTCAAGGTCGTAGCACAGCGCGAAGGTGACCCCGATTTACTCGACAAGATCGCCGATGAGCGCCTTGTATCCACAGTTGATGAACTCCTGAACTGGATGGCAGAGCACGAACATCCTGCCCTCAGCATGGAGCCGATGTTCTAA
- the cooS gene encoding carbon-monoxide dehydrogenase catalytic subunit → MVLKGKRSNEDRTSDPAAQEMLIRADELGINTAFSRAEEMVPCNIGGAGMCCKQCGMGPCRLTKEGQVGVCGATIDTIQARNLVRAIAAGTAAHSDHGRDLAFTLKAVANGQTEGYMIRDVAKLRNIASIYGIKIEGRSPNDIANDLADLYLSQYGQQKGEIVCIRRAPEKRQKLWREQGVVPRGVDREVVEALHRTHIGDDQDAVHILHHAIRTGLADGWGGSMMATDISDILFGTPAPLLGQANLGVLKDDMVNVVVHGHEPTLSNMIVAASQDPEIIEYAKAAGAKGVNLSGICCTANEILMRQGIPAAGNFLHQELAILTGAVESMVVDVQCVMQALVELAGNFHTKIITTSPKVQIKGAMHIEFDEHKALTIAKQILKASIDNYKNRGKIHIPQIREDLIPGFSHEYINYMLGGSYRASFRPLNDAIMSGRIRGVAAIVGCNNPRSKQDYLHTYVTQELLKQDVLVVETGCGAIAAAKLGLLLGEAGLDKVGPGLREICETVGIPPVLHMGSCVDNTRILTVLTQMVLEGGLGDDIDQIPAVGLAPEWMSEKALAIATYCVASGAYVIFGGASPISGMPDRVSDSDVVLKYISTEGWEKLYGGKLEFVSDINEMVRRSLEHIDKKRASLGLPVYDPAKFGRSGDTRMLEFEKLPISERREKIYGTAAD, encoded by the coding sequence ATGGTACTTAAAGGTAAAAGAAGCAACGAGGATAGGACATCAGATCCTGCGGCCCAGGAGATGCTCATCCGAGCGGATGAACTGGGAATTAACACTGCCTTTAGCCGGGCTGAAGAAATGGTCCCCTGCAATATTGGTGGGGCTGGGATGTGCTGCAAGCAATGCGGAATGGGACCATGCCGGTTAACCAAGGAAGGCCAGGTGGGTGTATGTGGTGCGACCATCGACACCATCCAGGCGCGTAACCTGGTGAGGGCAATCGCAGCTGGTACAGCCGCCCATTCAGATCATGGTCGCGATCTGGCATTCACATTGAAAGCCGTCGCCAATGGTCAAACCGAAGGTTACATGATTCGCGATGTTGCCAAGCTTCGAAACATCGCTTCGATATATGGTATCAAAATTGAAGGCCGATCACCCAACGATATCGCCAATGACCTGGCAGATTTATACCTCTCGCAATATGGCCAGCAAAAAGGGGAGATCGTGTGCATCAGGCGGGCACCCGAAAAGCGTCAAAAATTATGGCGGGAACAAGGCGTTGTCCCCCGGGGTGTTGACCGCGAGGTGGTTGAAGCCCTCCACCGCACGCACATCGGTGATGACCAGGACGCTGTGCACATCTTACATCACGCAATCCGCACCGGTCTGGCCGATGGCTGGGGTGGAAGCATGATGGCTACCGATATCTCGGATATCCTGTTCGGCACTCCGGCACCCCTGCTTGGTCAGGCTAACCTGGGCGTGCTGAAGGATGATATGGTGAATGTCGTCGTGCACGGGCACGAACCCACGCTGAGCAACATGATCGTTGCCGCCTCTCAAGATCCGGAGATCATCGAATACGCCAAGGCGGCTGGTGCTAAGGGTGTCAACCTGTCGGGGATCTGCTGCACAGCCAACGAGATCTTAATGCGCCAGGGTATCCCCGCTGCAGGGAATTTCCTGCATCAGGAGCTGGCCATCCTGACTGGTGCTGTGGAATCCATGGTGGTAGATGTGCAATGTGTCATGCAAGCTCTTGTCGAGCTGGCAGGGAATTTCCACACCAAGATCATCACCACCTCCCCCAAGGTGCAAATTAAGGGTGCCATGCATATCGAATTCGATGAGCACAAAGCCCTTACCATCGCCAAGCAAATATTAAAAGCTTCCATCGATAATTATAAAAACCGCGGCAAGATCCACATCCCGCAGATCCGGGAGGATCTTATCCCCGGATTTTCGCATGAGTACATCAACTACATGCTGGGTGGCAGCTATCGAGCCTCCTTCAGGCCTTTGAACGATGCCATCATGTCCGGCCGTATTCGTGGTGTGGCTGCCATTGTCGGCTGCAACAACCCCCGCAGCAAACAAGATTACCTCCACACCTATGTCACTCAGGAGTTGCTCAAGCAGGATGTGCTGGTGGTAGAGACTGGCTGTGGTGCCATTGCGGCTGCCAAGCTCGGTCTGCTACTCGGTGAAGCCGGACTGGATAAGGTCGGACCGGGTTTACGCGAGATATGCGAGACTGTGGGTATCCCACCCGTGTTGCACATGGGTTCCTGTGTCGATAATACCCGCATCCTGACAGTACTAACTCAGATGGTGTTAGAGGGTGGCCTTGGTGATGATATCGACCAGATCCCTGCGGTAGGTCTCGCACCTGAGTGGATGAGCGAGAAAGCCCTGGCCATTGCCACGTATTGCGTTGCTTCCGGTGCTTATGTCATTTTTGGTGGTGCCAGCCCAATCAGCGGTATGCCCGACCGTGTTTCCGACAGTGATGTGGTGCTCAAGTACATTAGCACCGAGGGTTGGGAAAAGCTGTATGGTGGAAAGCTCGAATTCGTCTCCGACATTAACGAGATGGTTCGCAGATCTCTGGAGCACATTGACAAGAAACGCGCCTCCCTCGGCTTGCCGGTATATGACCCGGCGAAATTCGGCCGAAGTGGTGACACACGCATGCTCGAGTTTGAAAAACTACCCATCTCTGAACGCCGTGAGAAAATTTACGGCACCGCTGCTGATTAA